GCCCAAAAGCTTCATATAATTCTGTTCCAGGTCCTGCAGTAACAATGCTAACTTCTGAATACACAGAAAGTTGAACTTGTGCATGAGTGGGTTTTATCAACCCTAAAAAAAGAAGAAGAAATAAGTATTTTTTTTGCATTTTAGTTAAGGTCTAAAAAAACTATAATCGAATGTAATTGAAAAAATATTTGAAAATAAAGCATTCCCAACACTACCAATATTGGTTAAAGCATAATCTATTTGAATGCCTCTGTAATTAAAACCGACTCCAAAATTTGGTTGTGCAGATAAAGATTTACCATCATCAAACTCTGTGATATATTGAAAATTACCAACTCCTAAACGCAAATAAACCAATTGATCATAATCTAATTCAAAACCAACAGCTGGATCTATACTTGCAAATTCTGAAGAAAAAATATCATTAGATTGTTCAAAACGCACATTTAAATTTACCTCAGTTTGTAAGTTAAAATAACGCCCAACTCTAAAATCTTTGGCAACTCCTAATTGTAATTTTGGTTTGGTAATTTCTGTAGTTTCAGGCAATTCTTGATTTTGTCCAGGAATGGCATCTCTAATTTTTTCGAACTCTTCCTCGTTGATAGCCCAACTATTAAAAGTTGTGGTAATATCTCTAGCCATCAATCCAAATTTCCAATTATTTCTTTCAAATTGAATTCCTGCATCAAACCCAAAACCCCAAGAAGAGGCAAATTGACCAATA
The DNA window shown above is from Polaribacter sp. Hel_I_88 and carries:
- a CDS encoding PorV/PorQ family protein, which codes for MKNKILVVLFIFPLFLNAQAFRNYSNEFLNIGVDAAALGRSKAVVATTNNVNSIYWNPAGLVGIEDYQGSLMYASYFAGIANYNHAAFAMPIDSESALGISVIRFGVDDILNTTELIDSDGNIDFNRISLFSAADYAFNVAYARNLIFKDVKFGVNAKIVRRIIGQFASSWGFGFDAGIQFERNNWKFGLMARDITTTFNSWAINEEEFEKIRDAIPGQNQELPETTEITKPKLQLGVAKDFRVGRYFNLQTEVNLNVRFEQSNDIFSSEFASIDPAVGFELDYDQLVYLRLGVGNFQYITEFDDGKSLSAQPNFGVGFNYRGIQIDYALTNIGSVGNALFSNIFSITFDYSFFRP